The sequence below is a genomic window from Lodderomyces elongisporus chromosome 2, complete sequence.
tctcttATAATTTCTCAGTATTACTTTAAACTCATTTAAATGCTGGAAGAGGATAGTTGAATAGACTGTAAATGTAGCAATTGGATGTAtgtctatatatatatatatatataattttgtACTTGTATTTAGTGTATAATGAAGGTGCTAAAAATAATACTCATAAGAGAAAgtgagaagaaaaaaaaaaaaaaaaagaaagaaaaattcaaattttaCCTCAAAAGTGatgcatcatcatcaccaacgTCTTCTaccaattttcttttttttacttttttggcTTTAACAGTACTGTTAAACAAAGCACTATTTGAGCAATTTGAAACATAAAAGTTGATATAAATATCTCATCCATTTTCCAACCACTTGATTCTTTGGTCTATTATATTaagtttttcttgttcaaccaccctttttctccttcctCCCACTAAGGATATTGTCAACTTAATAATAAGAGTTGctaaaacaaacaaaaaatctACCGAATTTTAGTGGACTTCATTCAtctcaaaataaaaataaaaaataaaaaaccaataacaccaccaccatcatcaccaaaTTATTTCATATATGAAATTAGATTACACAGTGCTCAAACTGTTCAACTATTACTTTATGATCAAAGGAAGCGAAGTTGgattataaatatatatagctACCACCCATTATCCAGGCTTGTATCAACTGactcgtttttttttttaaagaaacGTAATTAAATCCaattaaatttttgtttgacTTCAACAACgttaccaaaaaaagtttaacaacaacaacgtcatcatcatcatcatcaccgaGACCAACATCAAAGCTTATTTGCAGTAGTGGACAGGTAAAGTGACACATCAAAAACTTATTAACGCAAAAAGCTATCTAAATTAATCTTGGATAGATATTtgcttttatttgttttttattttgattcatttcttcattactttccctttttttttccagcCTTCAAGCTATGATTAACAAGTTTGTTGCAatctaaaagaaaaaaaaacactaaagaggaagaagctaacaacaataacaatatatctatatatatatatatacaatttttttttttacttttccaaCCAGTTAAGCAAAATAACAActtacaaaacaaacaactgAAAGTGAAATGTCTGACCACGAAAGCTTTGAAAGCGCACACCATGCTGCAGCACCTATGAAGGCAGACGAATTTGCCTTGAATGACCATCGTGCAGTTGAGGAACATAATGCTCATACAGCTATCAACGAAAATGTCATTGTGGAGGATACCACAGACATTCGTGGACCTCATTCACCACTTGCAACTTCACCCGCAGCAAAAGCGGCAGCACAGGCTAACCCACCACCaatccaacaacaacaacaacaacaaacatcatcgtcatctgCACATTCACCATCATTACCATCATCTACAACAGTAGTTCAAGGTGAaattggaagaagaagactgACTAGAAGACGCTCTTCTGCAAATGAGAAGCCATCTTTCATGACTACATTGAGAAGAGATTTCTACCTCAAAGATGACGACGATGTAATGCCAATCATAAACAACCCACATAACGGAAGATCAAGGCGCAGGTCGACTCTTGAAAACTTGCAACcaataatcaaaaagaaaactatgAGAAGCAACTCAAACAATTTGGAAACTGATTTGCTCAGTCCCATGACCAAGACAAAAACTGTTGATAGttttaacaacaacaacaataataataataacaatagcaaCGTCAACAAcgttaacaacaacaataacaacaatgcTAGGGATAAGGACGAGGACAATAGAGGTCGCAGAGGATCGAAGTCTTCTATTGACTCTGACGATTCCCACGCTTCGAGGTCTTCTCAAGAGACTGAAGAAGATGTCTGTTTTCCCATGATGCGCGAGCACATTAGAATCAACGGAATCgattttgatgaaattgatgAGTTTATCAGAGAAGAAAGGGATGAAGCCGCAATGCAACAAGAGTTTATTTCTCGCAATAAGCTGACAATTGAAGAGCTTGAGCCACACGAAAAAAATAGGTCAACTTCCTTGAGCAGACAAAAGACCCAAAGCCAAGCAGCAATGAAGTATACACCAAGAAATATCTTgaaaagtttttcaaaatttgaagaagTACAAGATACtgaaacaacaacttctTCATCAGACGAAGTCaagtttaaaaaagaagcgAATATTATTGATGAAGACGACTCGTCTTCAGAGCAAGTGAAGTTTGGCGGTGCAAGAATTTCTGATGGCACTAGCACCCAAGGAAGTCTCCCCGATAgattttcattctttcattcAGAATCGGAAGAGACCGTTCACGCACCAGATATCCCATCTTTGGTCACCAATGGCCAATCGATTCGCGAGTTGTTTCGCGATGGACAAGAGACATGGTGGTTGGATTGCACTTGCCCTACCGATGCAGAGATGAAAATGTTGGCTAAAGCTTTTGGGATCCATCCTTTGACAGCA
It includes:
- the ALR1 gene encoding Mg(2+) transporter: MSDHESFESAHHAAAPMKADEFALNDHRAVEEHNAHTAINENVIVEDTTDIRGPHSPLATSPAAKAAAQANPPPIQQQQQQQTSSSSAHSPSLPSSTTVVQGEIGRRRSTRRRSSANEKPSFMTTLRRDFYLKDDDDVMPIINNPHNGRSRRRSTLENLQPIIKKKTMRSNSNNLETDLLSPMTKTKTVDSFNNNNNNNNNNSNVNNVNNNNNNNARDKDEDNRGRRGSKSSIDSDDSHASRSSQETEEDVCFPMMREHIRINGIDFDEIDEFIREERDEAAMQQEFISRNKSTIEELEPHEKNRSTSLSRQKTQSQAAMKYTPRNILKSFSKFEEVQDTETTTSSSDEVKFKKEANIIDEDDSSSEQVKFGGARISDGTSTQGSLPDRFSFFHSESEETVHAPDIPSLVTNGQSIRELFRDGQETWWLDCTCPTDAEMKMLAKAFGIHPLTAEDIRMQETREKVELFKSYYFVCFHTFEPDKESEDYLEPINVYIVVFRDGILTFHFSPISHPANVRRRVRQLRDYVDVTADWLCYAMIDDITDGFAPVIHGIEYEADAIEDAVFVARDTDFSNMLQRIGESRRKVMTLMRLLSGKADVIKMFAKRCQDELASGYQKQLRQQQQQQHQYQQQYQPQYPYVAPQPTTTSTTTNAGADATFGPGPTPVGIGASFTSSTSPTPGAQQPHQPQQAYTGAAVPPPPPLPFIQPSPFQTNWTQNNSDNARPRADIALYLGDIQDHIITMFQNLLAYEKIFSRSHSNYLAQLQVESFNSNNKISEMFSKVTIIGTMLVPLNLVTGMFGMNVRVPGEQGSIAWFFGILGVLIVVIIVSIFLANWWLKRMNRKLNSEPRPVFNSRRSIRSLGLKRHSAKSIISFPNKYD